From Streptomyces zhihengii, the proteins below share one genomic window:
- a CDS encoding DUF6104 family protein, giving the protein MYFTDRGIEELEKRRGEEEVTFEWLAEQLRTFVDLNPDFEVPVERLATWLARLDDEDDEE; this is encoded by the coding sequence ATGTACTTCACCGACCGCGGCATCGAGGAACTGGAGAAGCGGCGGGGCGAGGAGGAGGTCACCTTCGAGTGGCTCGCCGAGCAGCTCCGGACGTTCGTCGACCTCAACCCGGATTTCGAGGTCCCCGTCGAGCGTCTGGCCACCTGGCTGGCACGGCTGGACGACGAGGACGACGAGGAGTGA
- a CDS encoding DUF4097 family beta strand repeat-containing protein, whose protein sequence is MAETTWEVAEPKKLDFDDPVTTLKVRIVNGTVNVVGTDDGSARLEVSAIEGPPLVVTRDGPTLTVAYEDLPWQGFLKLLDPKERHRSAVVSLVVPADASVEVGVVGAGAVVSGVQGTTSVRGVTGDTTLVGLAGPVLAETVSGNLEAQALTGALRFHSVSGDLTVVDGAGSTVKAETVTGDMVVDIGTTGEPADIRLTTVSGEVAIRLPHPADATVEANTASGAVSNAFEDLRVRGQWGAKRITGTLGAGTGTLSATTVSGSIALLRRPPADEDGTYADAPTGKAL, encoded by the coding sequence ATGGCAGAGACGACATGGGAAGTCGCCGAGCCCAAGAAGCTCGACTTCGACGACCCGGTGACCACCCTCAAGGTGCGCATCGTCAACGGAACGGTCAACGTCGTCGGCACCGACGACGGTTCCGCCCGGCTGGAGGTCTCCGCGATCGAGGGCCCGCCGCTCGTCGTCACCCGGGACGGCCCCACCCTGACCGTCGCCTACGAGGACCTTCCCTGGCAGGGCTTCCTCAAGCTCCTCGACCCCAAGGAGCGCCACCGCAGCGCGGTCGTCTCCCTCGTCGTCCCCGCCGACGCCTCCGTCGAGGTCGGCGTCGTCGGCGCGGGGGCCGTCGTGTCCGGCGTCCAGGGCACCACCTCCGTACGCGGCGTCACCGGCGACACCACCCTCGTCGGGCTGGCCGGCCCGGTCCTCGCCGAGACGGTCTCGGGCAACCTGGAGGCGCAGGCGCTGACCGGCGCCCTCCGCTTCCACTCCGTCTCCGGCGACCTCACCGTCGTCGACGGCGCCGGCTCCACCGTGAAGGCCGAGACGGTGACCGGCGACATGGTCGTCGACATCGGCACCACCGGGGAACCGGCCGACATCCGGCTGACCACGGTCTCCGGCGAGGTCGCCATCCGGCTCCCCCACCCGGCCGACGCCACGGTCGAGGCCAACACCGCGAGCGGCGCCGTCTCCAACGCCTTCGAGGACCTGCGGGTCCGCGGGCAGTGGGGCGCCAAGCGGATCACCGGCACCCTCGGCGCGGGCACCGGCACCCTCTCCGCGACCACCGTGTCCGGCTCCATCGCCCTGCTGCGCAG